From one Dermacentor silvarum isolate Dsil-2018 chromosome 3, BIME_Dsil_1.4, whole genome shotgun sequence genomic stretch:
- the LOC125944349 gene encoding neprilysin-21-like — protein sequence MPQPFHHMKTGSTSNLKQLSFTARQEVLNDTADSENLADLVGTVTAYSAFASLSASHGTLAGLGMSAERLFFVNHCVKRCHQKSRLTARYAPYRSRCIVPLMNMPEFSRAYGCSAGEPMNPRKKCTFWS from the exons ATGCCGCAGCCTTTTCACCACATGAAAACAGGCTCAACAAGTAACCTTAAACAG CTATCATTCACCGCCCGCCAGGAAGTGTTGAATGACACGGCCGACTCCGAGAACCTGGCGGATTTGGTGGGCACCGTGACTGCATACTCGGCCTTCGCTTCATTGTCCGCATCACACGGCACACTAGCGGGGCTCGGCATGTCGGCGGAGCGCCTCTTCTTCGTCAACCACTGTGTGAAAAGGTGCCATCAGAAAAGCAGGTTAACGGCCCGCTATGCACCATACCGATCCCGCTGCATAGTGCCCCTGATGAACATGCCCGAGTTCTCGAGGGCCTATGGCTGCAGCGCAGGTGAACCCATGAATCCACGAAAGAAGTGCACCTTCTGGAGTTGA